The DNA segment TGAGCTCAGCCTATTCCAACAGCAGATTTCACAGCCTAGTCATTACTGTGCTGGAGCTGGGGTGGTCTGTGATCAGGGGATCCTACTTCAATACGTCAATGCCTAGGACTCTCCTTTGGTCTCAGAGGGACtgtttccacacacacacacacccccaaagaAATACCAGATATGAATAAACCACGGCACTATGGTTGACAAGGTCTTAACTTTCATGACAGCTGAACATTAAGAATCATTACCAATAAGGAGCTTATTCTGCACAATTAGAAAAGAATGACACCAAAccatttaaacataatttatgtACATTTATGGCTTTATACAATAATAGCAAAGATTGTTCTTGTGTCTGTAAGTACATCAACATCATCAGGCACTTCTCAGAGAGTAGCGGAATGGGAACGTGGAATCTGCACTGTTGCTGAACTCAGTAgcgaaatggggggggggggcccgtGACTGCGTCCTGACGGGACTGAGGTGGCCCCACCTGGCCCCACTGCCAGGCCCTGCGCCCGCCTCAGGGAGGAGGCCAAGACTAAtgctaggtttttttgtttgcataAACCACATTGCATCTTTTCCTGGATGGTTACCCCCAAACTAAAACCACAAGAGAAACTTCTAAGTCAGTTGTAAATTAAGAACTCCTAGGAGCTGAATGTAAGAATTTCCAGTTGGGGGTTAGGGGCTGGAGATGGGAAGCGGGAGGGGTCGCCTGGTAACATATATCCAGCTGAACAAGTCCAATTCCTAGATTTTAAGGGgaactgtttccattttaagtgtctttctcctcttcttgggaTGTTCCATTGATTTCCTGCTCCCTGGGATATAGCATTTGCTAATTAATTTAGACTTTGTCAGTTTGTCAAAGCAGAACTTTCCAAGTAATGCATCTATTACCTAAATAGATTCCATACGTCTATATTACGGAAACaatactttatatttaaaatatctgaatagcTCTATAATACAATATGCTTTTAATAACAGTACAAAccagaggaaataaatcaaacaaGGCTGCATAGGTGATATCATTTGCACATTTCACAAAGCAATCATGTACAATAACTGATATACTCATTACTCCAGAAAGTCAGTATTCGTACAGAAAAAGAATTACCAGAGGTCACataatgtttgttttcaaaatagacAAGGTGCCTTTCACTGGACTTCACTGTACCCCGGACAGCTACCCAGGATTCCTGTTAGAATTtcaacacaaagaaaaatttgaagagaaaaaaaaaaagggatatttaCACAGACTCAAGAGAAAACAACATCTTTTCCAAAGTCACTCTATGAAGCAATAAGATTTTAACAGAGATTTTTAGCTATCGCTGCCTCTTCTGTGAACAACAGGGGCAGTGAGGCTCGCTATGTGGCGGCCGGAGAGGAGGGACGCGGTGGTATGTCACCGAAGAGAACACGAGTGTTCTGGCCCCAATGAGCTCTAGCACATGTGCAAAGGCACTGCTCACAGGAACGAAGGTTTCTAAAAGCAGACAGAGTTTGGCTAACAATGGAGATGGTTAGAGAGGCGGCTGCttaaagaattttcaaaagaCTAGACGTCGCAGTGGGAAGCTTACAATAGACTCCTGTGGGAAACCCATCAAGAACACGTGTGTTCTTGTTAGACATGGAGGAAAAACCAAGCCAACAGAAACAAAATGCACAGGGAGGACAAAAGCAAGGGTGATGGGGGCTAAGCACACAGGAATCAGAGCCTTCCCCAAGAAGGCCAGAGGACCACTTCTGTGCACCTGTTCCTTTTGGTGTGCCGCCTCTGAGCATTCCACACGACGTGAACACACCGATGGATTAAACGGGACGCAAAGCCCATCAACTGGTCTGTCAGTTATAGGTCACTGGAAAATACGACAACGAAATGATCAGAATTACAGTGTAGGTTgcgaaagaataaagaaattctcCAATACTTAGCTTAtgcaaaatcttttcaaaaataaattcaaatatacaaCTTACAGCTGCTTTGCTAGTTTTTGAACTCATGGCCCCAAAGTTTAAGCAAGTTTTACTCCATTTGGTAGCCATCTGTACTCATGAGCACAAAGCACTCTACGAAATCACTCAAGTCCCATTTtaaactcccccacccccagcttaaCTTTCCAGAGCGTGCCAAGGAACGTGCAGGACAGAACGGGAGGCGGCGGGGATGAAGTCTGAGTGTGAACATCATCTTTCAAGGCAGAGCTGAAAACCAACCTCCACCTAGACCAGGAATAGCACAGAGGGAAAACTTGCTGAAGCTGAACTCAAAGAGGTTACGAAGTTGATCAAAACCCCCAGCTTGAGAAAGGAGGACTGCTATAGATGCAGATTTCCGCTTCGGACCTACAAATATTTcgagccccctccctgcccccaagtaCGTGAAATGGGACGCGCACACAAGCACACAGCGATCATAAGATTCAATGCTCTGCAATGCGCTTCGTTCGCAGGGTAGTAGAAGCAGatagaatttctttaaaacacatacataaaaacataTCAAGTTCTCCTAAACACAAAACGCAAAAAATCCATAACTATAGATCACTCTCCTGCCAAGATAGGGCCAGAAATGTTGAGTGTGCAAGAACTAATTACAATGATTTTAGATTAGTCAGAAACATCACCAAGTAGCATCCCAAAGTGTACAAACCAGTTAAGCGTGTACAAAATTAGTACTAATCCAGttagaaatacaaaatgaaaattacaggtGCTGCCTCAAATATCTGGGATTCCACAAATTTACAAGCAGACTATGTAACAAAGTAGACTCTAGTTTTAAGAAAACATTACAGTTCAATGTCTATTCCAAAAATGATCTCAAAGTCCCAACAGTAACATCAAAAATCATTAATCTGGAAATTAGAACCATTTAAGTGTTTGTACAAAtttgcaaataacaaaataaacaaacaaaaaaaatagaaaaaaactgtaCAAGGCTGGcgtttaattttattgttttccccCAAAAGAGTTTTGATAAGTCCGTTAATTCAGCAGATTGGTAACAGGCTATTGGTTCTCATGTGAATTATGTGGCAACGTCAACAGGTCCAGAGCTGTCCCTTGGAGGTGCAGAATGGGGAGCTGGGTGCGTCGTGATTCGTCAGTTCGGCAGAACACAGGTAGCATAAACAAAAGTTTAACTTATCAAGGACATGAGACCATCACAGTATTACAAAAAGAGTATAAACTTTCCTTGGACCAAAtggatattaaaaaacaaaaacaaaaacaaaaacgcacACAAATACAATTCTGTAGCTACAGCTTATATACAAAACTTGAAAGCACACCAGGTTCTGCAAGTCTTTTCTGCAATTATATGGTGTAGTGAGTTTGGCACTTCATTGTAATGAAATTCCCAATGGCACAGTCCTTATCTACAGCAGCACATAACCTGCAAACATGGGGCAAACATCCTGTACAGGAAAAGTGTCTTCGCTGCCAAGTCTGacgaaaggaaaaaagaaacgcgttttttttttttttttttttttttttttaatcaagaaaatgaaaaggtgggGTGAAGGACATCTTTGGACTGCTTCTCTCAGTTCCTCCTGTCAGATAATTTGAAGTACTTTTCAGTGTagcctaggaaaagaaaaaacatacacactcacacacatttaAGATAGAGCCACATGAAAATCAATTCAACTTAACATATTAGGGGGACAGACATGCTTGGGGGAGGGTTGGGCTTTCTCAAATAGCTCGGAAACCATTCAATGGAAGAacattccactttaaaaaaacccttcagcATTTGATCTGTatcaaatgtattcatttattgaagagtGACTAAAAAGATGCAGCCGTCTGTCAAAAGAAACTCTTGAAAGCAGTTAGAGGAAGCTTCCTCATGTTTAAGctcaaaaagaaaatgtataggcTGCAAAAGGGGCGGAGAATGAATGATAAAAGATGCCTCTCTGCAAGGGGTAGCCAGCTGACATCAAAAGTCCCAACCATGGACGATACAAGGCAAGTAAGTGACCAggttcctctctctttctttcagaaGGTCTCTGGATATCGGGGTGATCTTACCTGCTCACTCACTCAGCTTAGCCTGACACCCAGCTATGTGTCGTCGTCTTGACACTGTGTGGGAAGCTTTGGTTGGGCAACACATTGTCAAAGTTAAAATCCAAAGTGTCTCCATCCATGAGGTCGTTCCGGATGATGGACTCCATGTCACAGTCCAAGCGCTCAATGAACATGCCATCCAAGTCACTCGGGAGCTTCTCCTGGTGGAGAAGGCCCATCCTGCCATAGCCGTTGCAGGTGCTGGCGGGGGAGTAGCCCCCCAGGGCGTTCATCTGCatggggtggggcagaggcaCTTGTAAAGCGGTCTTCGCCTGGGCCAGGCGGTTCATCCCCGAGGCGTGGGGCATGGTGTTCACCGCGTGGGGCAAGGCACGCCCATTGACGGCAGACGTGGACTGAGCGTGTCCAGGGTGGCTGTGGGAGCTGGGATTCATCATTTTGTTATGAGAGGCCTGGCCGCCGTAGGCTGGCATGACCGAACTAGGGCCCATCAGCACATTCTGGCCAAGGACTCGGCTGTTGGGTTGGGCCACCCCCGGATCGACTGGCGTCATAATGTCATTATGGGGAGGAGAGTCGGAAGTAAGTAACTCCTTCAAGAGTCCCGCTGCACAGTTATACTGGGCCATGCCTCCGTAACTCGATTTGCTGTCCTGAAGTGTTTGCATAGGCATCTGGGGCAAAGGGCTCATGCTGGATTGGCCATACGTGTATTTTTGGTAGTTGGGGCTGGGTGAATTCAGACTGGTGTTTGGTGGCGCAAATGAGTAGCATGGCGTCTGCTGCATGATGGTGCCTGGTGAAGACTGGGTTGAAACAGTTAATGACGTTGGTGATGAGAGAAGGTTGAGATTATCCAAAAGGTTCTCCATGTTCTCAGGATTGCTTATCTCAGACAGACTGGGCAGAGTAGAAGCCATCTTTGCCGCCGAGGGTGGGTACACCATAGAATGCACATCCCCGTCTCCAAGGTCATCCTGCTCAGTCATGATGGGAGAGAGCCTCCCACTAATAGTACTAGCATTCGAGCTAGTGCGCGGCCGAAATGTACTCCAGTTATCAAAGTCATCGTTGCTGTGAGAGCCAGGGCTGGCGGGCCACTTCGAAAACTGAGATCCCGGGCTGTCCCCGGCACCCTCCTGGCCAGACTGGAGGGATGCTTTTTTCTTGGCAGCCCGGCCTCGGCTCTTGGCAAATTTACTGTTGTTGTCCATGGAGGCGGCTCTTCTCCTGGGGGATTTCCCACTCTTGCCTCCCTCTGGGTTGAGCATCCACCAGGAACTTTTTCCAGTTCCTTCATTCTGCACGCGAATGAACTTGCTGTGTAGGGACAGATTATGACGAATTGAATTCTGTAAGGCAAAACACCGCGTTAGAAATACAGTACTTCTCCGACTGGAAAACCCACTGCTCTAGAGATGTGTATTGCATGGAAGACAAGTTTTGAAAGAGTTTATGGAACAGACCTGTACAGTCACTACAGGAGAGCACCAACCAGTAAAGGAAAAACAGTATCTTATCTTAAAAACAGTATCCGTATTTAATTGAATGAGGGGACAAAACTAAACAAGCATTATTATAAACAGCTTCTTTTATAGAGCTCCATTTCACAGGGAAGTCACAGGAACTGGGTTAATACCACTTAGACTGGCTATGCAACCAGCACCCTGTAACAGAGTGCCACCCAAGCCCCCTCCCACTCTATCACCCTAAAACTGCTGCCGACTCTCTTCAGATTGCACATCTGTCATGGACAAAGTGAGAAGTGTTACATTATGGGGCCCACAGGATCacggaaaagaaagaaaggaagaaggatgtATTCTTAGTCAAGAATTAAAAGCCTGATGAAAACCAGTAAGAAAGACCCAGACTCACTTACATCCTTCAAGTCTGTCAGGCAAATATAAGGAAAACaggaattttctttaattttagaaagttgagttgcaaaaaaaaaaaaaaaaaaaaaaaaaaaggaacaagaaaaagaagacgaaagaaaattttaacttcCAATGTCATTCACTACCTTTCCCCCCAACAATAATCAGCAGCACACACCAACTAACTCGGCTCTGACACCTGTCGGAGGTTGTGCTCTGGCCAAAACGGTGAcctgagagggaaggagaggtggaCAGAGAGCTGCCAGCTTTGATCCACTAATCACAGATCCATGATGAAATCGTGCCATATACACCCCTAGAGTTAGTAAAGAAAATCTATCCTTTTTTTCGAGCACTTAGTTGCCCCTGCCATTCACTGACTACAAACCTGGAGAAACTGCTCGGCCCCCACGTGCCTTTGGGGGTGTTCTACGGATCAGACGCGAAGTAGGTCAAGTACTCAGCGGTGTGCGGAACATGGTACGCAGTCACCAAGAAGGTATTAGATCCCGTCGTGGGGGCACAAGGTACCGCCCAGTCTGGGCCCCATCCCCTACTCCTACTCACTGGGGTGTGGGCAGGAGCTTAGAGGTATTACAAACACAAACCCACAACTCCAAACACACTGTGGGGGGAGTGGGGCCAGAGAGTCACAAGCTCCAACAGAAGCAGTGGAACCATGCTTCAAACAAGGAAGCCCAAATTCAATGCCCCACTGGCCACACGGGCAACTGACAGCATCTGGAGAGCCTCTGGGACATGTGGACAAGGAAGCGGGGGctcctgaggaggaggaggtgactCTGATTGCTCTCTGCCTGCAGCACAGACTCTCACTATCTGCTCACTCTGCAGTCTCTGTCATCAGGGCCCTGATCCCAAGTCCAGGAGTGGGTTCTGGACGCCCTAGACACCCAGAGCAGGGCTCTGCGTGTAACCCCCAGACTTCCCCAGCTTCCTCTGCCAAGTGGATGCAGTGCTCAGCTGACCGAGCCCCTGGACCCCTGTGGAACCCCTCTCCCAGACCACGAAAAGGCTCTGGCTGGATGTGTGGTCAGCCAGGGATGCAGCCACAACGCCCACATCCTCATCCATCACTGTGGGATGCAGATGCTGTGTGCCTATCACTGCACCGGAACAAAGCCTCTGCACAGCAGGACAGGTTGGGCCAACACAAACCATGAGCTCACAATTCTTattaaaagaagacagaaaacaaaaaatggcgGGGGGGAATCTTACTTTCTCAAAGGCAACGCAAAAGTCAGAGTGAGGCCGGACAGTCAAGGCTGAGAAATCCACGCCCTCTGACCCTCTGTACTACATTCCACCAAGGATTGCAACACAGCAGCTATGTGACAAGCCCTTCTGCCAGGGCCCGGATGAGTGTGGGTCAGCCTTGACCCTGAATGGGGGCTTCGGGAGGGATGCTAGGCCGGTGCGGAAGTGGATGGCAGTGAGGGTTCGCTTCTGTTGCCAAGATTCTgattctcctcttcccttcccacttACAGATCTCATCCCGAACTCTAGACCAGCTTTGAGGTCTTCAGGTACATACGAGAATCCCTAAAAAAGGCTGAACACTACATTCCTCTCATGTCCTATTTCGACCCCAGGAACATTCCCCAGACCCTATGGGAAGGTTGTtcttacacacatgcacacaccacaGCCTCCTCTGCTGGGCCGGCCAACACTAGCAAACCAAGTTCTGCAGTCCTCCTTAAAGCCGCAGGCCTGCCCCAGGAGAGACCTGGAATGAGCCTGTGACAAGCTCTGTAGCCGAAAGTCTGGGCATTTGCACAATATTCCATCCCGACTATCTTGTTCTTTGAACACAATAGACTCACAGATAAGCCTCGATGAGATCTCTGGAGGAAAGGAAGTTTGACTCCGGTCCCTGTCACATTTAGTTAATGATAAAAGGGGAAGATCTTCCTAGATAGTGGCTTCCTGACCGTCTGTCTGcactgcctgggggaggggctggcgcTGCCCTACAGACACTTAATTACATCAGATCATCTGCAACTGCAACCAGGGGCCATCTCTAACAAGACCGCAGAATCTGCACCCATGAAATCGTTTCAAAGATCAGGAAGTATATTCACTAACTCAGGTGGGACATACACTAACTTATTAGCACTTAGAcgtaccaaaaagacaaaaaaacaaaaacaaaaaaaaggcctCACAGCAATCCCTTACTTATCAAAACATTATGCTACATACTTTCCTAAGAGGACATTTCAGGTCGCTCTTTGAGCAACAGAGCTGTCTCTTAACTTtgccaacaattaaaaaaaattttttttttccgaacAGGAAAAGGTTTGCTATGCAGGGCTTGTTACATAAATTCCTGTTTTTCACACAGCCAGTAGGACATTAAAGAAGCTATGATTTCCAATTGGGGGGAGGGAAGTCGGAGTAGGGGGGTGCTGAATAGGTAAAGCTTGTAAACGTATGTGTCGCTATTAACGATGGTACGTCTGCAAATCTCTGCCAGCCGAGGCGGACGCAGCCGAGGCAGGGAAAGAACGGTTCACTGTGATCTGTGCAGAAAGTCACACGCAACCAGCAGTGCTCTGAGCTGTTCAGTTCTTCAACCGTGAACAAATACCACGTGAGGAGAGAGGCTGGGTGTGAGGACAGAAGACTCGTGCACTGTGAATCACTTACCCAAACCCCGAGTTTCTACATGAGACCGTTAGAGAAAAGGACAAATCGGCAACTCCCCTGCACGAGCTGTCCTCCTCTGCAGCCGGGGCTGGCTGCTGGTGTGCAGCTGCTTTCCTCCGCACTCGCCCCGCTGCCACCTGCCACTGGCGTCCCTGGCCACCCCAAGCGGGGCCTGACCCCTTGGAAGTCCGTGGCTCCCAGGGGGAAGGGGTGCCCTGGACACACTGTGCCCTGGCTTGCTCAACCTGCTCTGCTGCTCAGGTGTTCCACTTTGTTCACTCTATGGACTGGATTCCAAGCCTCTTAAAGAGAAAGGGGCTAGagtgtgtttttatttccaaatctCAAAGCCCCTAACAGATGCTCTACACATTCAATCAATGAACATTTTTTGACTGACATCCCTGAAACATCACAGGCAAGGTATAATGCCTTCCACATCTTTTCTCCACCCACTCGTGTACCAACTCACACCAAGTAACTTTTATTGGGACTGATTTATGCTGGGTATAGTGAAGGACATCAGAATGAATTAGTCACGGAGTCTGCCCTCCAGGTGTTTTATGATCTACCTGGGGAAGGAACAAGTCCACCTATCTATCCACTCAGGACAGAAGATGATGCACACAGGGCTGTCCAGGACCTCAACTTTTTCCTGCCAAAGGCTGCCGCctccccacaatttttttttttttttgcttttttaaaggaccacaccagcagcatatggaatcggagctgcagctgccagcttataccacagcaacaccagatccaagctgcatctgtgacctacaccatagctcacagcgacactggatccttaacccactgagcaaggccaggaatcaaacccgcaaccatatggatactagccagattcgtttccactgtgcctgaacgggaactccccacctccccacaatTTCTATCTCAGCCAAAGTGTCCTTTCCTTCTGGAAGCACTTTCTGAGAACCCCACCCTATCCTGCAGCTAACCTAAGTCCTGGCTGACTCACCACACCTATGGTTCTGCCATGTCTAACTCCCCGCTACACTGTGAGCTGCATGagtgcagggggcgggggcctCAGCTGTTTTCTTGTGCACAGCATCCTCCCAGCTCCATCACCAAGTAGACACTCAAGGACCTGTTGAATGGATTAACTGGGCCTACATTTACAGGACGCTTGCGCAGATTAAATGAGATTGCGGGTGGCGTTACCTCAAGCActgtcagctggggctgcagtACTGATTAGGACATCAGCATCCATAAAATAACATGCCTGCGTTTTAAAGACGTACCCATATGACAAACGTGAGTCTCGTTTCTTCATAATCATACCTTGTACTGTTCCTACCAACATGGGGCTTTTTTACATGTCAGTTACTGGAAAAGCAGCCTAGTTTGGGGTTAAGAGTTAAGCTACTTTCTCCTTCACTGGGTAGAGTCTCAGGTGTGGCAGGCAGATGTTAATGAAGAAATTCTGATACTAACACTGGTCGGTTAACACGCTTGCCCACTGTGTCTTCAGACGCCTTCTCAAGGCTGCTGGCATGTGGGTACCACACACAGCTGTGGGCTCTCTGTGCTCTGGACTCAGCCAGCTGGTGATGGGGAAGCAGTGACAGGTGTTAGAGCAGGGCCACTTCAGCAGGCCACAGCCTGGCGTCTCCCTGGGGGGCAGTTATGACTAAGCTCTGCTGGTCCCTACCCTCCTGCTGGAAGAGGCTGGCCCCAGAGACCCTGAAGATGCAGGCCAGGAGCCGCCCCTCCCCAGGATGCGCCAGGCCTGGCTGTCTAAGGCAATAATCAGCCAACCATCAAAGGGCAAGAAGAGAGCATTGTACCTTTCACTCACTTtccattttaatctcattttttaaagtgagcaAATGCATTATATAAAGTACACAATATATTGATTTAGGATACATGAATAAGTGtatagtataaaataaatgaatgtaatatCAAGAAGGGTATGTTATTTTTTACAGCAACATTTAAGACTGCTGGTTGATTTCAGTGAACTTCTATTCTACTAGAAGCCCCAACAAAGATAACCAAGGAAGCAGAACTAGCCCTACTGTCAAACCTAACAAACTCTTAGGTCCCCCAAGGCCTGGGTTGAAGAAATGGCCTGGGGTCCTGCTCTCAGTttgctcctctcctccccctttgcCCTCCTGAATCCTTCCTTCAGACCTGAGCTGCCATGTGGCTCCAGCCAGCCtacccctctccctcacccccccacccccgcccccacccccgagtGCGTGGAGACCACCATTTCTCAGCCTTGACTCTTGCCAACACTGCCACACCCCACTTTCTTTCTGCTGGGGTCCTAAGACAACTCTGGCCTTTgtgttttatcaaaaataaaacaaaaccagcaaCTTAGGCTGAATACATCCTGCTCAGGATCCCCTGGCCTTCACTAGTTCACAAACTGCTTTCAATACATCGTCTCACTCCATCCTTGGAGGAGCAAGCTGTATAAAGGCAGGTATTACTGGCCTTGTTTTAGAATAGGAAAAATGAGACTCAGAAAATGAATCTCAGGCAAAATGACTCTGTATACGACACCGCTGCCAGCTGGAAAAACCAACCACTTTTTGGCTTCACCATTGTTAGGAAGAAACAAGGAACGTACTTAAGACTGAGGTTACATGTGCGTATCTTGAGAGAGCAGAAATAATTCTGTTTACAAATACTAGTTTAGAAAACTTGTTTTCTGCCTCAACGGGtaataaatttacaaaatatgatttgctttttaattctaGTTGGTTACTACTCTGTGGCAGGAAACCAGAGCAGCTCaagtgtgagtttcaggtgtgaGCAGTGCCCCGGGGAAGCTTGTGTGAAGAGGCTGTGGGGACCCACAAGGAAAATGGAAAGGTCCCCAGaggcccccacagcccagaactGCCCATGGCCCCGCCAGAGGGTGGGTGTGAGCAACAGTCACCAAGCCAAACAAAAAGAACTTCAAACTAAGACACTGGAACACATGACTAAATGAACTTGTTGTTCTAGAAATTCtagaaattctttcaaaatgctGGACAAACTCgatttttccaaaagcattttaTCTAATTTCTGTGAACTCTGTCAATGTGTGCGATGGTGTCATCGGCTCCCAGTGTGgactttccccctcctcctgcttcctctctcttATACATCCCTTCCTGCACGTCTGTGAGTGAAAACACACTAAGGAGAAAGTAGGAATAATCTTATTCAACACAGAGTTCCCTTTAGGGGTGCTGGTAAAACGACTTGGTAAAATCATGCATTTCTGCTTGCAAACAGACGCCAACATGTTTttgcccttccttctttttttacagGTAATGTCAACGGACCTGTGTTACCGACAGACAGCCGATCAAGTCAGCCTGAGAAAGGGTCGTAACAGAGGCTCTGCTGTGAGGAGCTTGATCTACATGCCTATACATTAGGCCCTAGTGTCCAGCTCTTCTTC comes from the Sus scrofa isolate TJ Tabasco breed Duroc chromosome 11, Sscrofa11.1, whole genome shotgun sequence genome and includes:
- the FOXO1 gene encoding forkhead box protein O1, coding for MAEAPQVVEIDPDFEPLPRPRSCTWPLPRPEFSQSNSATSSPAPSGGPAANPDAAAGLPSASAAAVNADFMSNLSLLEESGDFQQAPGSVAAAAAAAAAVAAAAAAAATGGLCGDFQGPEAGCLHPAPPQQPPPPGPLSQHPPVPPAAAGSLAGQPRKSSSSRRNAWGNLSYADLITKAIESSAEKRLTLSQIYEWMVKSVPYFKDKGDSNSSAGWKNSIRHNLSLHSKFIRVQNEGTGKSSWWMLNPEGGKSGKSPRRRAASMDNNSKFAKSRGRAAKKKASLQSGQEGAGDSPGSQFSKWPASPGSHSNDDFDNWSTFRPRTSSNASTISGRLSPIMTEQDDLGDGDVHSMVYPPSAAKMASTLPSLSEISNPENMENLLDNLNLLSSPTSLTVSTQSSPGTIMQQTPCYSFAPPNTSLNSPSPNYQKYTYGQSSMSPLPQMPMQTLQDSKSSYGGMAQYNCAAGLLKELLTSDSPPHNDIMTPVDPGVAQPNSRVLGQNVLMGPSSVMPAYGGQASHNKMMNPSSHSHPGHAQSTSAVNGRALPHAVNTMPHASGMNRLAQAKTALQVPLPHPMQMNALGGYSPASTCNGYGRMGLLHQEKLPSDLDGMFIERLDCDMESIIRNDLMDGDTLDFNFDNVLPNQSFPHSVKTTTHSWVSG